GGGCATAGACTGTGGCATCAAGCGTGGTGGGTTGATTGGTCATGAAGTAAGGGCGATCGCCAAGAAAGGTTGAAAGCGCTTGCAAATCCGCAATAATCAACTGACAAATTTCCCTATCTTGATGTCGTCCCAAACCCTGTTGATGGAGTTGAGTTAGGAAGCGCTCTCGTAAGCCTTCGACGATCGGCTCCCAAACTGTCTCAGGGCTATCAGGAGCCAGCATTTGAGCCATTACCTGGCGGTACTGTTGCCAGTTGGACTCTATGCATAGCGAATCTGGACTAATCCCCAGTAGGTATGCTCCTTGAGCATGCGGCGAAATGCGAGGGCGATCGCCTGTTGTTCAGGAGTAAGGGTGCGATCGAGATCAATGCCGGTGCGCTGCTGCAACCGCTGCACAATTAGGGTTGAATCACCGATGAATTCACCACGATCTTCAATAAAAGGGATTTTGCCTTTTGGAGCTAGGCTCAGATCCAGATCCTGGTTTCTTTGATAAGGAATCTGAGCCATGCGTAACCAGGTTTCCAGTTTCATGCAGGCGGGGCTGATGCTGGGT
Above is a window of Oscillatoria sp. FACHB-1407 DNA encoding:
- a CDS encoding glutathione S-transferase C-terminal domain-containing protein, whose product is MAQMLAPDSPETVWEPIVEGLRERFLTQLHQQGLGRHQDREICQLIIADLQALSTFLGDRPYFMTNQPTTLDATVYAHIGNLIQPPFESAIVDVARNLTNLCQHCDRIAQLFFMSDSIVSIFNGVVDDDRAKVS
- a CDS encoding Tom37 metaxin N-terminal-like domain-containing protein, whose amino-acid sequence is MLTLYTTPSLWGLPSISPACMKLETWLRMAQIPYQRNQDLDLSLAPKGKIPFIEDRGEFIGDSTLIVQRLQQRTGIDLDRTLTPEQQAIALAFRRMLKEHTYWGLVQIRYA